A single genomic interval of Bradyrhizobium sp. sBnM-33 harbors:
- the hppD gene encoding 4-hydroxyphenylpyruvate dioxygenase gives MGPFPHDAPAATISADNPMGTDGFEFVEYAHPKPEELHALFKLMGYAPVARHRTKKITVYRQGDINYLVNEEPDTHGHGFVAAHGPCAPSMAFRVVDAKRAYERALSLGAEPADISSAQKTLDVPAIKGIGGSLLYFVDRYGAKGSAYDLEFEWLGARDPRPDGAGLYYIDHLTHNVQRGRMDVWTGFYTKLFNFRQIRFFDIEGRASGLFSRALTSPDGKIRIPINEDAGDSGQIEEYLNIYRGEGIQHIACGARDIYRTVETLREAGLPFMPSPPDTYFEKIDARLPQHGEDVARLQRDGILIDGEGVVDGGHTKVLLQIFSANAIGPIFFEFIQRKGDDGFGEGNFKALFESIEEDQIRRGVLKVDNAA, from the coding sequence TCCGAAGCCCGAAGAGCTGCACGCGCTGTTCAAGCTGATGGGCTACGCGCCGGTCGCCCGCCACAGGACGAAAAAGATCACGGTCTATCGCCAGGGCGACATCAACTACCTCGTCAACGAGGAGCCTGATACCCATGGCCACGGGTTCGTCGCCGCGCACGGGCCGTGCGCGCCGTCGATGGCGTTTCGCGTGGTCGATGCGAAGCGGGCCTACGAGCGGGCGCTCTCGCTCGGCGCGGAGCCGGCGGACATATCTTCGGCGCAGAAGACGCTCGACGTTCCCGCCATCAAGGGCATCGGCGGCAGCCTGCTCTATTTCGTCGATCGCTACGGCGCAAAGGGCTCGGCCTATGATTTGGAGTTCGAATGGCTGGGCGCGCGCGATCCGCGTCCCGACGGTGCCGGGCTCTACTACATCGATCACCTCACTCACAATGTCCAACGCGGCCGCATGGACGTCTGGACCGGCTTCTACACAAAGCTGTTCAACTTCCGCCAGATTCGGTTCTTCGACATCGAGGGTCGGGCGTCCGGCCTGTTCTCGCGTGCGCTGACCAGCCCGGACGGCAAGATCCGGATCCCGATCAACGAGGATGCAGGTGATTCCGGACAGATCGAGGAATATCTCAACATCTATCGCGGCGAGGGCATCCAGCACATCGCCTGCGGCGCACGGGATATCTACCGCACCGTCGAGACGCTGCGCGAGGCAGGATTGCCGTTCATGCCGTCGCCGCCTGATACCTATTTCGAGAAGATCGACGCGCGCCTGCCGCAGCACGGCGAGGACGTCGCCCGCCTGCAGCGCGACGGCATTCTCATTGACGGCGAGGGCGTCGTCGACGGTGGCCACACCAAGGTGCTGTTGCAGATCTTTTCCGCAAACGCGATAGGGCCGATTTTCTTCGAGTTCATCCAGCGCAAGGGCGACGACGGGTTCGGTGAGGGCAACTTCAAGGCGCTGTTCGAATCGATCGAGGAGGATCAGATTCGACGGGGTGTGTTGAAGGTGGACAACGCGGCGTAG
- a CDS encoding CaiB/BaiF CoA transferase family protein, whose amino-acid sequence MLDKPATQSATRTSGPLTGFRIVEFAGIGPGPFACMMLADMGAEVVTLDRVGAKKNLKSVAGRGRKVVELDLKDKAAVAQVLDLLANADALIEGFRPGVMERLGLGPDVVMARNPRLVFGRMTGWGQEGPLAHAAGHDINYISVTGALAAIGTKERPVPPLNLVGDFGGGALYLVVGVLAALLEASKSGKGQVVDAAMCDGAASLMSMFFDMTAIGRWVEGREQNFLDGGAHFYGVYECACGNFISIGSIEPQFYALLRQHAGLTEADFDAQMDRKAWPALKEKLTKVFKSKTREDWCKIMEGTDICFAPILTMAEAPKHPHMAARKIFVERHGVTQPAPAPRFSRTPSAIRDAEKAELAELADTWKAGR is encoded by the coding sequence GTGCTCGACAAACCAGCCACCCAATCCGCCACCCGCACCTCCGGTCCGCTCACAGGCTTCCGCATCGTCGAATTCGCCGGCATCGGCCCGGGCCCGTTCGCCTGCATGATGCTGGCCGACATGGGCGCCGAAGTCGTGACGCTCGATCGCGTCGGCGCGAAGAAGAATTTGAAGTCGGTGGCGGGGCGCGGCCGGAAAGTGGTCGAGCTCGACCTCAAGGACAAGGCCGCGGTCGCGCAGGTGCTCGATCTGCTCGCGAATGCCGACGCGCTGATAGAGGGTTTTCGTCCCGGCGTGATGGAGCGGCTGGGGCTCGGACCTGATGTCGTGATGGCGCGCAATCCGCGCCTGGTGTTCGGCCGCATGACCGGCTGGGGCCAGGAGGGCCCGTTGGCGCACGCTGCCGGCCATGACATCAACTACATCTCGGTCACCGGCGCGCTCGCGGCGATCGGCACCAAGGAAAGGCCGGTGCCGCCGCTCAACCTTGTCGGCGATTTCGGCGGCGGCGCGCTCTATCTAGTGGTCGGGGTGCTGGCGGCGCTTTTGGAAGCGTCGAAGTCCGGCAAGGGCCAGGTGGTCGACGCCGCGATGTGCGACGGCGCGGCCTCGCTGATGTCGATGTTCTTCGACATGACCGCGATCGGCCGCTGGGTCGAAGGCCGCGAGCAGAACTTCCTCGATGGCGGCGCGCATTTCTACGGCGTCTACGAATGCGCCTGCGGCAACTTCATTTCGATCGGCTCGATCGAACCGCAGTTCTATGCGCTGCTGCGCCAGCATGCCGGCCTCACCGAGGCCGATTTCGACGCGCAGATGGACCGCAAAGCCTGGCCGGCGCTGAAGGAAAAGCTGACCAAGGTCTTCAAGAGCAAGACGCGCGAGGATTGGTGCAAAATCATGGAAGGCACCGACATCTGCTTCGCGCCGATCCTGACCATGGCGGAAGCGCCGAAGCATCCGCATATGGCCGCGCGAAAGATTTTCGTCGAGCGCCACGGCGTAACGCAGCCGGCGCCCGCGCCACGCTTCTCGCGGACGCCCTCGGCGATCCGGGATGCGGAGAAGGCGGAGCTCGCTGAATTGGCTGATACGTGGAAGGCGGGTCGATAA
- a CDS encoding FAD binding domain-containing protein encodes MYQTTYHRPSSVDEAASMFAKGSDSKYLAGGHTLIPVMKQRLAAPSDVIDLGKIKELVGIEASGDTLTIKAATTYFDIMQSADVKKSIPAIAYLTSVLGDPAVRYRGTIGGSIANNDPAADFPAALVSLGATVKTNKRSIVADDFFKGLFTTALEDGEIITAVSFPIPAKAGYAKMRHPASRFALTGVFVTKTKAGDVRVAATGASQEGVMRVPAIEAALKANWSAGALDGIAISADGMISDIHGTSDYRANLVKVMAQRAVDAAG; translated from the coding sequence ATGTATCAGACCACTTATCACCGTCCCTCCTCGGTCGACGAAGCGGCGTCGATGTTCGCCAAGGGCTCGGATTCGAAATATCTCGCGGGCGGCCACACGCTGATTCCGGTCATGAAGCAGCGGCTGGCCGCGCCATCTGATGTGATCGATCTCGGCAAGATCAAGGAGCTGGTCGGCATCGAAGCGTCGGGAGATACGCTGACGATCAAGGCGGCCACGACCTACTTCGACATCATGCAAAGTGCGGATGTGAAAAAGTCGATCCCGGCGATCGCTTATCTCACCTCGGTGCTCGGCGACCCCGCCGTGCGCTATCGCGGCACCATCGGCGGCTCGATCGCCAACAACGACCCGGCGGCGGATTTTCCCGCAGCCCTGGTTTCGCTTGGCGCGACGGTGAAGACCAACAAGCGTTCGATCGTGGCGGACGACTTCTTCAAGGGCCTGTTCACGACGGCGCTCGAGGACGGCGAGATCATCACCGCGGTCTCCTTCCCGATTCCGGCAAAGGCGGGTTATGCCAAGATGCGACATCCGGCCTCGCGTTTTGCCCTCACCGGCGTGTTCGTGACCAAGACCAAGGCGGGTGATGTCCGGGTCGCGGCGACCGGCGCATCGCAAGAAGGCGTGATGCGAGTACCGGCGATCGAAGCGGCCTTGAAGGCGAACTGGTCCGCGGGTGCGCTCGACGGCATCGCGATTTCCGCAGACGGCATGATCAGCGATATCCACGGCACCTCGGACTACCGCGCCAATCTGGTGAAGGTGATGGCGCAGCGCGCGGTGGATGCTGCCGGCTGA